One Glandiceps talaboti chromosome 2, keGlaTala1.1, whole genome shotgun sequence genomic region harbors:
- the LOC144448218 gene encoding mitochondrial basic amino acids transporter-like isoform X2: MMETKTFADQRDRRVTLSEKYEAQLDFVGGWFAGMAGTAAGHPLDTIKVRLQTEQVAFATSSNATKNAPMFRTWTGLVTTFHTEGMSGLYKGLLSPILGQAFINAIIFGVKNNVYRSLGEENQNTLRGHMIAGSAAGFAQSFAACPIELGKVRVQLQGQGVSAQKYRASNSKGSIASIYQIFKHEGIQGCYRGMSTTVVRDITGFSIYFGVFEWLCMRRKEMKKIEEVELSHLLLFGGSAGVSSWIISHPIDLIKSRLQADGIKGKNKYKGTIDCLKKSIKNEGGRVFLKGMFANLSRAFVVNACIFPCEEYFRRWHKKTLV; encoded by the exons ATGATGGAGACGAAGACATTTGCCGATCAACGGGACAGGAGAGTAACCTTGTCCGAAAAATATGAAGCCCAGTTGGATTTTGTAGGAGGATGGTTTGCCG GAATGGCGGGTACTGCTGCAGGTCATCCGTTGGATACAATCAAG GTCCGTTTGCAGACGGAACAAGTAGCATTTGCAACTAGTAGTAATGCTACTAAAAATGCACCG ATGTTCAGAACCTGGACGGGTCTGGTAACTACATTTCATACTGAAGGG ATGTCCGGCCTATACAAGGGTTTGTTATCTCCAATACTTGGACAGGCATTCATCAACGCCATTATATTCGGTGTTAAAAACAACGTGTACAGGAGCCTAGGAGAGGAGAATCAAAACACATTGAGGGGTCACATGATCGCTGGTTCTGCTGCAGGATTCGCACAGTCATTTGCTGCCTGTCCAATTGAGCTTGGTAAAGTGCGAGTACAACTACAAGGTCAAGGTGTAAGTGCCCAAAAGTACAGGGCTAGTAATAGCAAAGGTTCTATTGCAAgcatttatcaaatattcaaacatGAGGGAATACAAGGTTGCTACCGTGGCATGTCAACTACTGTGGTCAGAGATATTACTGGGTTTTCTATATACTTCGGTGTCTTTGAATGGCTTTGTATGAGACGCaaagaaatgaagaaaataGAGGAAGTTGAATTATCGCACTTACTTCTATTTGGTGGATCTGCTGGTGTTAGTTCGTGGATCATTTCTCATCCTATCGACCTCATCAAGTCACGACTACAAGCTGATGGAATCAAAGGAAAGAATAAATACAAGGGAACGATAGACTGTTTAAAGAAGAGCATTAAAAATGAAGGGGGTAGAGTATTCCTGAAGGGAATGTTTGCCAATTTGTCAAGGGCATTCGTAGTGAATGCTTGTATTTTTCCATGTGAGGAATACTTCAGAAGGTGGCACAAGAAAACCTTGGTGTAA
- the LOC144443949 gene encoding uncharacterized protein LOC144443949 — MESAVDDIKSWMTRNKLKLNDEKTEVLLIRSKFSRLPCPINQISIGSSSIQLTDSARNIGVIFDCNHTYRKHISATCRSIYFHLRKISHIRQFLSQSSCQQLVQALLSSKLDYGNALLYGLPYDHIKPLQHAQNTAARIITRTKKRDHITPTLKKLHWLPVQYRIEYKILLTTYKILHGLSPSYLSDIICQKPNVRTLRSSEKCLLLEPKYRLASFGGRAFSCAAPRLWNKLQLELRQTPTVNAFRKHLKTHLFAKVFDN, encoded by the coding sequence ATGGAATCAGCTGTAGATGACATAAAATCCTGGATGACccgaaataaattaaaactaaacGATGAGAAAACAGAAGTGCTGCTTATTAGATCAAAGTTCAGTCGTCTACCATGCCCAATCAACCAAATCTCGATTGGCTCGAGTAGCATCCAATTAACTGATTCAGCCAGGAATATAGGAGTCATCTTTGATTGCAATCACACCTATAGAAAACATATATCTGCAACTTGCCGCTCAATCTACTTTCACCTTCGCAAAATCAGTCACATTCGTCAATTTCTCAGTCAAAGTTCTTGTCAACAACTAGTTCAAGCCCTACTCTCATCCAAACTCGATTATGGTAATGCTCTTTTGTACGGACTGCCATATGATCATATCAAACCACTACAACACGCACAGAACACAGCTGCCAGGATTATCACACGGACAAAGAAACGGGACCACATAACACCAACACTAAAGAAACTACATTGGTTGCCGGTACAATACAGAATAGAATATAAAATTCTCCTCACCACCTACAAGATATTGCATGGACTTTCACCTTCCTACCTATCAGACATTATCTGTCAGAAACCTAATGTCCGCACACTTCGGTCGTCGGAAAAATGCCTATTACTGGAACCCAAGTACAGACTTGCATCATTTGGGGGTCGAGCTTTCTCATGTGCTGCACCACGTCTTTGGAACAAATTACAACTGGAGCTTCGACAGACACCCACAGTCAATGCCTTCAGgaaacatctcaaaacacacttGTTTGCAAAAGTGTTCGATAACTAA
- the LOC144443981 gene encoding uncharacterized protein LOC144443981: MRQQMKEIQWDQELNDKVTDEAWNLFMYHLNKSIKSCIPRTKPKNTSSHNKPVWFNGTARDKVKEKHRAFKKYITTRDGEDYRVFAKARNQAKWACRQAVRDFERNIAHEVKLNPKVFYKYANSRMKTKESIGNINTAKGIVSSDNEKAEELNNFFCSVFTKENFSSVPNVPDKLLNTRLTDIHFTQDTIYKELIKLNSSKAAGPDGLHPRILKELANEISYPLYMIFKSSLDSAIDENKPVDVVYLDFAKAFDTVPHTRLLIKLKAYGIDGKVLTWINSFLSIRKQRVIVNGSKSEWSQVLSGIPQGSVLGPALFICFINDLPDSIMHSICLMFADDTKVYRTVESVQDCQLLQEDIDNLTDWSDLWQLKFNATKCKIMHIGYTNTNTEYTMNSNNVQEPLQVTELEKDLGVHVDPELKFSSHVENEVNKANQILGLIRRSFIYLEEESLKKLFIALVRPHLEYANTVWSPRFIKDINLIESVQRRATKLLAKLRNLDYEDRLAYLDLHSMVYRRARGDMIALWKYTHGKYNANHHFLQLDTTGVTRGHPLKLKKFGFSKSVRAHFFGNRVINTWNSLPATLVTSNSLNCFKNNLDSVWEHWKYSTNIDFSLRP; the protein is encoded by the exons ATGAGAcaacaaatgaaagaaattcAATGGGACCAAGAACTAAATGATAAAGTTACAGACGAGGCTTGGAATCTGTTTATGTATCACTTGAACAAATCCATTAAATCATGTATACCAAGGACAAAGCCCAAAAATACAAGTTCTCACAACAAGCCAGTCTGGTTTAATGGGACAGCAAGGGACAAAGTTAAAGAAAAACATAGAGCATTCAAGAAATATATCACTACTAGGGATGGTGAAGACTACAGAGTGTTTGCAAAAGCAAGAAACCAGGCTAAATGGGCATGTCGACAAGCAGTTAGAGactttgaaagaaatattgCACATGAGGTAAAGCTTAACCCCAAAGTATTTTACAAGTATGCAAATAGCAGGATGAAAACGAAGGAAAGTATTGGTAATATAAACACAGCCAAGGGTATTGTCTCTAGTGACAATGAAAAAGCCGAGGAATTAAATAACTTCTTCTGCAGCGTGTTCACCAAAGAGAACTTTTCCAGTGTACCCAATGTACCAGACAAGCTTTTAAATACCAGGCTTACTGACATTCACTTTACACAGGACACTATTTACAAGGAACTGATTAAGCTCAATAGCAGCAAGGCAGCAGGCCCAGATGGACTTCATCCTAGAATTCTAAAGGAACTAGCCAATGAAATCAGCTATCCACtatatatgatatttaaaaGTTCACTGGATTCAG caattgatgaaaataaaccAGTAGATGTTGTTTACCTGGACTTTGCCAAGGCATTTGACACAGTACCACATACCAGATTGCTCATTAAGTTAAAGGCGTATGGAATTGATGGCAAGGTTTTAACATGGataaattcatttttatcaatCAGAAAACAACGAGTTATAGTAAATGGATCAAAATCAGAGTGGTCTCAAGTATTAAGTGGAATCCCACAAGGTAGTGTTCTTGGTCCAGCTTTGTTTATCTGCTTCATTAATGACCTTCCAGATTCAATTATGCACAGCATTTGTCTAATGTTCGCAGATGATACCAAAGTGTACAGAACCGTGGAATCAGTACAAGACTGTCAACTACTACAGGAAGACATTGATAACTTAACAGACTGGTCTGATCTCTGGCAATTGAAATTCAATGCAACCAAGTGTAAAATCATGCATATTggctatacaaatacaaatacagagtACACCATGAATAGCAATAATGTACAAGAACCCCTTCAGGTAACAGAACTTGAAAAAGACCTTGGTGTACATGTGGACCCTGAACTAAAGTTCTCAAGTCATGTGGAGAATGAGGTCAACAAAGCAAACCAGATCTTAGGTCTGATACGTCGGTCATTCATTTACCTCGAGGAAGAGTCGCTGAAAAAACTGTTCATAGCCCTAGTTCGTCCACATCTTGAATATGCTAACACAGTATGGTCACCCAGATTCATCAAAGACATCAATTTAATTGAAAGTGTACAAAGGAGAGCTACCAAGTTACTTGCTAAATTACGGAATTTAGATTATGAAGACCGCCTTGCATACCTTGATTTACACAGTATGGTATACAGGAGGGCCAGAGGAGACATGATAGCATTATGGAAATACACTCATGGAAAATATAACGCAAATCACCATTTCTTACAACTTGACACTACTGGGGTCACAAGAGGTCATCCATTGAAACTAAAGAAATTTGGATTTTCCAAATCTGTGCGTGCTCACTTCTTCGGAAACAGAGTCATCAACACATGGAATAGTTTGCCTGCTACGCTTGTCACATCAAATTCACTTAACTGTTTTAAGAACAATCTAGACTCTGTCTGGGAACACTGGAAATATTCTACGAACATTGACTTCTCACTACGGCCATAA
- the LOC144448218 gene encoding mitochondrial basic amino acids transporter-like isoform X1, whose translation MSTTSMMETKTFADQRDRRVTLSEKYEAQLDFVGGWFAGMAGTAAGHPLDTIKVRLQTEQVAFATSSNATKNAPMFRTWTGLVTTFHTEGMSGLYKGLLSPILGQAFINAIIFGVKNNVYRSLGEENQNTLRGHMIAGSAAGFAQSFAACPIELGKVRVQLQGQGVSAQKYRASNSKGSIASIYQIFKHEGIQGCYRGMSTTVVRDITGFSIYFGVFEWLCMRRKEMKKIEEVELSHLLLFGGSAGVSSWIISHPIDLIKSRLQADGIKGKNKYKGTIDCLKKSIKNEGGRVFLKGMFANLSRAFVVNACIFPCEEYFRRWHKKTLV comes from the exons ATGTCAACCACAAG TATGATGGAGACGAAGACATTTGCCGATCAACGGGACAGGAGAGTAACCTTGTCCGAAAAATATGAAGCCCAGTTGGATTTTGTAGGAGGATGGTTTGCCG GAATGGCGGGTACTGCTGCAGGTCATCCGTTGGATACAATCAAG GTCCGTTTGCAGACGGAACAAGTAGCATTTGCAACTAGTAGTAATGCTACTAAAAATGCACCG ATGTTCAGAACCTGGACGGGTCTGGTAACTACATTTCATACTGAAGGG ATGTCCGGCCTATACAAGGGTTTGTTATCTCCAATACTTGGACAGGCATTCATCAACGCCATTATATTCGGTGTTAAAAACAACGTGTACAGGAGCCTAGGAGAGGAGAATCAAAACACATTGAGGGGTCACATGATCGCTGGTTCTGCTGCAGGATTCGCACAGTCATTTGCTGCCTGTCCAATTGAGCTTGGTAAAGTGCGAGTACAACTACAAGGTCAAGGTGTAAGTGCCCAAAAGTACAGGGCTAGTAATAGCAAAGGTTCTATTGCAAgcatttatcaaatattcaaacatGAGGGAATACAAGGTTGCTACCGTGGCATGTCAACTACTGTGGTCAGAGATATTACTGGGTTTTCTATATACTTCGGTGTCTTTGAATGGCTTTGTATGAGACGCaaagaaatgaagaaaataGAGGAAGTTGAATTATCGCACTTACTTCTATTTGGTGGATCTGCTGGTGTTAGTTCGTGGATCATTTCTCATCCTATCGACCTCATCAAGTCACGACTACAAGCTGATGGAATCAAAGGAAAGAATAAATACAAGGGAACGATAGACTGTTTAAAGAAGAGCATTAAAAATGAAGGGGGTAGAGTATTCCTGAAGGGAATGTTTGCCAATTTGTCAAGGGCATTCGTAGTGAATGCTTGTATTTTTCCATGTGAGGAATACTTCAGAAGGTGGCACAAGAAAACCTTGGTGTAA
- the LOC144443965 gene encoding mitochondrial basic amino acids transporter-like, which yields MTTDDWRLEFAGGWLGGVASTVAGHPFDTIKVRLQLQQSGSVTNGNAIGNGNVVKNGMFKTKPVYYKGAWDCFIKTVTTEGQEGVRGCYRGLLMTLYRDIPGFMVYFGVYKYLTGVFEKQNRKDGREDVKVGGTGSFVAGGVAGVSLWIVSQPADVIKSRLQADGIDGMTKYKNIIDCIRVSIREEGYTVFLKGLKVNLVRAFWVNAVLFYVEEKFRRWHKSL from the exons ATGACGACAGATGATTGGAGGTTGGAGTTTGCTGGTGGTTGGCTTGGTG GAGTAGCAAGTACAGTAGCAGGTCATCCGTTTGATACGATTAAA GTTAGGTTGCAATTACAGCAGTCTGGTTCGGTAACCAATGGCAACGCAATTGGCAATGGGAATGTTGTCAAGAATGGCATG TTTAAGACCAAACCTGTATATTACAAAGGCGCATGGGATTGTTTTATAAAGACAGTCACCACGGAGGGG CAAGAAGGTGTCCGTGGCTGCTATCGTGGACTGTTAATGACACTTTACAGGGATATCCCTGGGTTCATGGTTTACTTTGGCGTTTACAAATATCTCACAGGTGTCTTTGAGAAACAAAATCGAAAAGACGGAAGGGAAGACGTGAAAGTTGGAGGAACAGGTTCATTCGTTGCTGGTGGTGTCGCTGGTGTTAGCCTGTGGATAGTGTCCCAACCAGCCGATGTGATCAAGTCAAGATTACAAGCCGATGGAATCGATGGGATGACCAAGTACAAGAATATCATTGATTGTATTCGGGTGAGCATCAGAGAAGAAGGGTACACAGTGTTCCTTAAGGGACTGAAGGTCAATTTAGTACGAGCATTCTGGGTTAATGCTGTGCTGTTCTATGTGGAGGAAAAATTTAGGAGGTGGCACAAATCTTTGTAG